A region from the Pungitius pungitius chromosome 16, fPunPun2.1, whole genome shotgun sequence genome encodes:
- the pigw gene encoding phosphatidylinositol-glycan biosynthesis class W protein — protein sequence MSQRDLKEAFISNLNGTTLQEVGLGSFLTPLCLISRGLILTLYHQARGTLPLPLPLISHLLLDFCVLILPLVLSCTILSDALHQVILGLAFIAGCVLCYIYRTNSHRSVRPPQNTVSTFLQSHVQFNQLPFVTIFRVFVNVKTAISILAVDFSIFPRRYAKTETYGTGVMDFGVGAYVFANALVCPEARGKNICGSKVNHIVKQLLSVWPLVVLGMGRLVSLKISGYHEHVTEYGIHWNFFFTLAIVRVVASVLLAVFPASRAWVIALLISGFYQLVLETSGLKTFIIHNEDREISFLHANKEGVFSTAGYVAIYIAGVQVGLYVMQPRSQVRQWLKALFNLFLGSFVLYTALFICQTLVEPVSRRLANLPFCLWSIAQSLFFMTCLGAADMVLLFSKRRSGCHLVPSSWNPHKKKTDSASDKKTSDIERHCLVQAVSRNQLLFFLLANVMTGLTNSIVDTLGCSSSFSLVVLLSYMFVNCLVIGVLHHCGVTLKFW from the coding sequence ATGTCTCAGAGGGACCTGAAGGAAGCTTTCATCAGTAACCTCAATGGGACCACTCTGCAGGAGGTGGGCCTGGGGTCATTTCTCACTCCACTGTGCCTCATCAGCAGAGGACTGATTTTGACCTTGTATCACCAGGCCAGGGGAACTCTTCCGCTGCCACTTCCACTGATTTCTCACCTTCTCCTAGACTTCTGTGTGCTTATCCTTCCCCTTGTCCTGTCATGCACGATCCTGAGTGACGCTCTTCACCAGGTCATCCTGGGCCTGGCTTTTATTGCaggttgtgtgttgtgttataTCTATCGTACCAACAGTCATCGCTCTGTTCGCCCCCCACAAAACACCGTCAGCACCTTCCTTCAGAGTCACGTTCAATTCAACCAGCTTCCCTTCGTCACCATCTTCCGAGTGTTTGTAAACGTGAAAACTGCCATCAGCATTCTGGCCGTGGACTTTAGTATCTTCCCAAGGCGATATGCTAAAACTGAAACCTATGGCACTGGCGTTATGGACTTTGGTGTCGGTGCATATGTCTTTGCAAATGCTCTTGTATGTCCAGAGGCCCGGGGGAAGAACATCTGTGGATCCAAGGTGAATCACATCGTAAAGCAGCTCCTGTCTGTCTGGCCCCTGGTTGTTCTTGGTATGGGAAGGCTAGTGAGCCTAAAAATCTCTGGCTACCACGAGCATGTGACAGAATATGGCATTCACTGGAATTTCTTTTTTACACTAGCCATTGTCAGAGTTGTGGCTTCTGTGCTTTTGGCTGTTTTTCCAGCCAGTCGTGCATGGGTCATTGCCCTTCTGATCAGTGGATTTTATCAGTTGGTTCTGGAGACATCAGGGCTGAAGACTTTCATTATTCACAATGAAGACAGAGAAATTAGCTTTCTGCATGCTAACAAGGAGGGTGTATTCTCTACAGCAGGCTATGTAGCCATCTACATTGCAGGAGTGCAGGTTGGACTGTATGTGATGCAACCAAGATCCCAAGTTAGACAGTGGCTCAAAGCACTTTTTAACCTCTTTTTGGGAAGTTTTGTGCTGTACACTGCTTTGTTCATATGTCAGACTCTCGTGGAGCCAGTGTCTCGCCGCTTAGCTAATTTACCATTCTGCCTCTGGAGTATTGCTCAGTCTCTGTTTTTTATGACCTGTCTTGGTGCTGCTGATATGGTTTTGCTGTTTTCCAAAAGAAGATCAGGTTGTCACCTTGTACCCTCATCATGGAATCCGcataagaaaaaaacagactccgcctctgACAAAAAGACAAGTGACATAGAAAGACACTGTCTTGTTCAAGCTGTCAGCAGGAATCAGTTGCTATTTTTCCTGCTTGCAAATGTCATGACAGGGTTGACAAACTCAATAGTGGATACACTTGGTTGCAGCAGTTCATTTTCTCTGGTTGTGTTGCTGTCCTACATGTTTGTGAATTGTTTAGTAATAGGTGTCTTACATCATTGTGGAGTTACATTAAAATTCTGGTAA
- the ggnbp2 gene encoding gametogenetin-binding protein 2 isoform X1 yields MEEVMARLVAVCREGEEDYPFLARQIPLYIDDSLTMVMEFSDSILDVGSQEINTSHWKQFSEYHSKLKRQDLNIAMMVTCREVYGALSQLVPCVGCRRSVERLFSHLVESGNPALEPLTVKPTGMLSVTKDCLADVKKLYTLFYVHGSKLNNMIDAIPKSKKNTRCQLHSLDTHKPKPLGCMLAYRGSWMDVWELMSQECRDEVVLIDSACLLETLETYLRKHRFCSDCKNKVLRAYNILVGELDCSKEKGYCAALYEGLCCCPHERHIHVCCETDFIAHLLGRAEPEFAGGYERRERHAKTIDIAQEEVLTCLGIHLYERLHRIWQKLRAEEQTWQILFHLGIDALRKSFEMAVEKMQGFSRLEQFVEELSEEERVKELKQEKKRQKRKNRRKNKCAFDSSEPQGDDKEYILVEGSLESVKATCQVCSSAEEEEEEEKEKEEARCDETTAADGGTPCSCPDNIKRDLPAHSNGSDCGYSSSMEGSETGSGEGSYIACSEGMCNHDDAEDDSNAQHCAEDKEEDGIRSCVDCWPNSVENTQCKSKKKKRKGKGLCNNQGQKCDGCMFDGNTAHHGPSSSHTCRTKAILSSLCGNTFASIALQLPWTATQTNLSLDARPPEGNTSLMQLLEDSERRSDEGNCLTQDEIRAFLERNRSFYNNRHQYRQLLKEKFTNYCRATERSKPDCGRCYTTTRVK; encoded by the exons ATGGAAGAGGTCATGGCACGGCTCGTGGCAGTTTGCAGGGAAGGGGAAGAGGACTACCCATTTCTCGCCAGACAGATTCCACTGTATATAGATGATAGTCTCACG ATGGTGATGGAATTTTCTGACAGTATCCTGGATGTTGGCAGCCAGGAAATAAACACGTCTCATTGGAAACAATTTTCCGAG TACCACTCCAAGTTGAAGCGACAGGACTTGAATATTGCCATGATGGTGACATGCCGAGAGGTGTACGGTGCATTGTCTCAGCTGGTGCCATGCGTGGGCTGCAGACGAAGTGTGGAGCGCCTCTTCTCGCATTTAGTGGAATCGGGCAACCCAGCCTTGGAGCCCCTTACAGTGAAACCCACGGGCATGCTCTCTGTCACCAAAGACTGTTTAGCAGACGTAAAGAAGCTCTACACACTCTTCTACGTCCATGG gtcAAAGTTGAACAACATGATCGATGCcattccaaaaagtaaaaagaacacACGCTGCCAGTTACACTCCTTAGACACCCACAAACCTAAACCCTTGGG TTGTATGCTTGCTTACAGAGGAAGCTGGATGGATGTGTGGGAGCTGATGTCTCAGGAGTGCAGGGATGAGGTGGTCCTCATCGATAGTGCTTGTCTCTTAGAGACACTGGAGACATACTTGCGTAAACACAG GTTTTGCTCTGACTGCAAGAATAAAGTCCTGAGGGCATACAACATCCTTGTAGGAGAGTTGGACTGCAGTAAAGAAAAGGGGTATTGCGCTGCCTTGTATGAGGGATTATGCTGTTGCCCCCATGAACGCCACATCCACGTGTGCTGTGAGACCGACTTCATCGCTCACCTCCTGGGCCGGGCAGAGCCGGAGTTTGCTGGAGGCTATGA acgCAGGGAGCGGCATGCCAAGACCATTGACATTGCACAAGAAGAAGTCTTGACCTGTCTCGGTATTCATCTGTATGAGCGACTGCACAGGATCTGGCAGAAACTGCGAGCAGAGGAGCAAACGTGGCAGATATTGTTTCACTTGGGAATTGATGCACTACGCAAGAGTTTTGAG ATGGCTGTGGAGAAGATGCAGGGATTTAGTCGGCTGGAGCAGTTTGTTGAGGAgctgtctgaggaggagagggtcaAAGAGCTGaagcaggagaaaaagaggcaaaagCGAAAGAATCGTCGCAAAAACAAGTGCGCCTTTGACAGCTCTGAACCGCAAGGAGATGACAAGGAGTATATTCTGGTTGAG GGTTCTCTTGAGTCTGTCAAAGCAACTTGCCAAGTCTGTAGCagtgctgaggaggaggaggaggaggagaaggagaaggaggaggccagATGTGATGAGACCACTGCCGCTGATGGAGGCACTCCCTGTAGCTGCCCAGACAACATCAAACGGG ATTTGCCTGCCCACAGCAATGGTAGTGACTGCGGATACTCCTCAAGTATGGAGGGCAGCGAGACAGGATCCGGAGAGGGTTCTTATATTGCCTGCTCTGAGGGAATGTGCAACCACGATGATGCAG AAGATGACTCAAATGCCCAGCACTGTGCtgaagacaaggaggaggatgggATACGCAGTTGTGTGGACTGCTGGCCAAATTCTGTGGAGAACACTCAATGCaagagtaaaaagaagaaaaggaagggcAAGGGTTTATGCAACAATCAG GGACAAAAATGTGATGGTTGTATGTTCGACGGGAACACGGCGCACCACGGTCCTTCATCATCGCACACTTGCCGAACAAAAGCAATCCTTTCCTCCTTATGTGGGAATACATTTGCCAGCATCGCACTGCAATTACCTTGGACTGCCACTCAAACAAACCTGAGCCTTGATGCGAGGCCTCCAGAGGGCAACACGAGTCTGATGCAACTTCTG GAAGATTCAGAGCGGCGCTCAGATGAAGGGAACTGTCTGACACAGGATGAAATCAGGGCCTTTTTGGAAAGAAATCGGTCTTTCTACAACAACCGCCACCAGTACAGACAACTCCTGAAAGAGAAGTTCACCAACTACTGCCGTGCCACTGAGCGGAGTAAGCCAGACTGTGGGAGGTGCTATACCACCACTCGTGTTAAATAA
- the ggnbp2 gene encoding gametogenetin-binding protein 2 isoform X2, giving the protein MEEVMARLVAVCREGEEDYPFLARQIPLYIDDSLTMVMEFSDSILDVGSQEINTSHWKQFSEYHSKLKRQDLNIAMMVTCREVYGALSQLVPCVGCRRSVERLFSHLVESGNPALEPLTVKPTGMLSVTKDCLADVKKLYTLFYVHGSKLNNMIDAIPKSKKNTRCQLHSLDTHKPKPLGGSWMDVWELMSQECRDEVVLIDSACLLETLETYLRKHRFCSDCKNKVLRAYNILVGELDCSKEKGYCAALYEGLCCCPHERHIHVCCETDFIAHLLGRAEPEFAGGYERRERHAKTIDIAQEEVLTCLGIHLYERLHRIWQKLRAEEQTWQILFHLGIDALRKSFEMAVEKMQGFSRLEQFVEELSEEERVKELKQEKKRQKRKNRRKNKCAFDSSEPQGDDKEYILVEGSLESVKATCQVCSSAEEEEEEEKEKEEARCDETTAADGGTPCSCPDNIKRDLPAHSNGSDCGYSSSMEGSETGSGEGSYIACSEGMCNHDDAEDDSNAQHCAEDKEEDGIRSCVDCWPNSVENTQCKSKKKKRKGKGLCNNQGQKCDGCMFDGNTAHHGPSSSHTCRTKAILSSLCGNTFASIALQLPWTATQTNLSLDARPPEGNTSLMQLLEDSERRSDEGNCLTQDEIRAFLERNRSFYNNRHQYRQLLKEKFTNYCRATERSKPDCGRCYTTTRVK; this is encoded by the exons ATGGAAGAGGTCATGGCACGGCTCGTGGCAGTTTGCAGGGAAGGGGAAGAGGACTACCCATTTCTCGCCAGACAGATTCCACTGTATATAGATGATAGTCTCACG ATGGTGATGGAATTTTCTGACAGTATCCTGGATGTTGGCAGCCAGGAAATAAACACGTCTCATTGGAAACAATTTTCCGAG TACCACTCCAAGTTGAAGCGACAGGACTTGAATATTGCCATGATGGTGACATGCCGAGAGGTGTACGGTGCATTGTCTCAGCTGGTGCCATGCGTGGGCTGCAGACGAAGTGTGGAGCGCCTCTTCTCGCATTTAGTGGAATCGGGCAACCCAGCCTTGGAGCCCCTTACAGTGAAACCCACGGGCATGCTCTCTGTCACCAAAGACTGTTTAGCAGACGTAAAGAAGCTCTACACACTCTTCTACGTCCATGG gtcAAAGTTGAACAACATGATCGATGCcattccaaaaagtaaaaagaacacACGCTGCCAGTTACACTCCTTAGACACCCACAAACCTAAACCCTTGGG AGGAAGCTGGATGGATGTGTGGGAGCTGATGTCTCAGGAGTGCAGGGATGAGGTGGTCCTCATCGATAGTGCTTGTCTCTTAGAGACACTGGAGACATACTTGCGTAAACACAG GTTTTGCTCTGACTGCAAGAATAAAGTCCTGAGGGCATACAACATCCTTGTAGGAGAGTTGGACTGCAGTAAAGAAAAGGGGTATTGCGCTGCCTTGTATGAGGGATTATGCTGTTGCCCCCATGAACGCCACATCCACGTGTGCTGTGAGACCGACTTCATCGCTCACCTCCTGGGCCGGGCAGAGCCGGAGTTTGCTGGAGGCTATGA acgCAGGGAGCGGCATGCCAAGACCATTGACATTGCACAAGAAGAAGTCTTGACCTGTCTCGGTATTCATCTGTATGAGCGACTGCACAGGATCTGGCAGAAACTGCGAGCAGAGGAGCAAACGTGGCAGATATTGTTTCACTTGGGAATTGATGCACTACGCAAGAGTTTTGAG ATGGCTGTGGAGAAGATGCAGGGATTTAGTCGGCTGGAGCAGTTTGTTGAGGAgctgtctgaggaggagagggtcaAAGAGCTGaagcaggagaaaaagaggcaaaagCGAAAGAATCGTCGCAAAAACAAGTGCGCCTTTGACAGCTCTGAACCGCAAGGAGATGACAAGGAGTATATTCTGGTTGAG GGTTCTCTTGAGTCTGTCAAAGCAACTTGCCAAGTCTGTAGCagtgctgaggaggaggaggaggaggagaaggagaaggaggaggccagATGTGATGAGACCACTGCCGCTGATGGAGGCACTCCCTGTAGCTGCCCAGACAACATCAAACGGG ATTTGCCTGCCCACAGCAATGGTAGTGACTGCGGATACTCCTCAAGTATGGAGGGCAGCGAGACAGGATCCGGAGAGGGTTCTTATATTGCCTGCTCTGAGGGAATGTGCAACCACGATGATGCAG AAGATGACTCAAATGCCCAGCACTGTGCtgaagacaaggaggaggatgggATACGCAGTTGTGTGGACTGCTGGCCAAATTCTGTGGAGAACACTCAATGCaagagtaaaaagaagaaaaggaagggcAAGGGTTTATGCAACAATCAG GGACAAAAATGTGATGGTTGTATGTTCGACGGGAACACGGCGCACCACGGTCCTTCATCATCGCACACTTGCCGAACAAAAGCAATCCTTTCCTCCTTATGTGGGAATACATTTGCCAGCATCGCACTGCAATTACCTTGGACTGCCACTCAAACAAACCTGAGCCTTGATGCGAGGCCTCCAGAGGGCAACACGAGTCTGATGCAACTTCTG GAAGATTCAGAGCGGCGCTCAGATGAAGGGAACTGTCTGACACAGGATGAAATCAGGGCCTTTTTGGAAAGAAATCGGTCTTTCTACAACAACCGCCACCAGTACAGACAACTCCTGAAAGAGAAGTTCACCAACTACTGCCGTGCCACTGAGCGGAGTAAGCCAGACTGTGGGAGGTGCTATACCACCACTCGTGTTAAATAA